Proteins encoded by one window of Deltaproteobacteria bacterium:
- the pilM gene encoding type IV pilus assembly protein PilM produces the protein MSFFKKKKDVIGLDIGSNSIKLVQLAETKKNFKLVKLGIMQLQPQSIADGNIVNHAAVTNAIKELISHHGIKVKDVVSALTGNSVIIKKVNLSVMTEDELAESIQWEAEQYIPFPINEVNIDFQILGQDDKGTMDVVLVAVKKDVINDYVHVIKGAEMNPTVIDVDSFALENMFEANYPTTPDEDIIIINIGAAVMSVTVLKGGVTVFTRAVAMGGNLITYKIQKLLNISFKDAEMLKIKGQMKGMEGSMLKPVIDESLDDIAQEIKKSVDFYLSGAMGGYVNRIYLSGGCSKTKGLSDRIREVTGLPVETINPFKGVEYDRKSFDPKYIEETAPLFAVAVGIAMRMDGNR, from the coding sequence CTGTCATTTTTTAAGAAGAAAAAGGATGTTATAGGACTTGATATTGGTTCTAACTCTATAAAACTTGTTCAACTTGCAGAGACAAAAAAGAACTTCAAACTTGTCAAACTGGGGATTATGCAACTTCAGCCGCAATCTATCGCAGATGGCAATATTGTCAATCATGCAGCAGTTACAAATGCTATTAAAGAACTTATTTCACATCACGGCATAAAGGTTAAAGATGTTGTGTCAGCCCTTACTGGTAATTCGGTGATTATAAAAAAGGTGAATCTTTCTGTTATGACAGAGGATGAACTGGCAGAGAGTATTCAATGGGAGGCAGAGCAGTATATACCATTTCCAATAAACGAGGTTAATATAGATTTTCAGATACTTGGTCAGGATGATAAAGGCACAATGGATGTGGTTCTGGTTGCTGTTAAAAAGGATGTTATAAATGACTATGTCCATGTAATAAAAGGGGCAGAGATGAATCCAACTGTTATTGATGTTGATTCATTTGCCCTTGAAAATATGTTTGAGGCTAACTATCCAACAACACCTGATGAGGATATAATTATTATAAATATTGGCGCAGCGGTGATGAGTGTAACTGTGCTGAAAGGCGGGGTAACGGTATTTACAAGGGCAGTTGCAATGGGAGGAAATCTTATTACATACAAGATACAGAAATTATTGAATATAAGTTTTAAGGATGCAGAGATGTTGAAGATTAAGGGACAGATGAAGGGTATGGAAGGGAGTATGCTTAAGCCTGTTATTGATGAGTCTTTGGATGATATTGCCCAAGAAATAAAGAAATCTGTTGATTTTTATCTAAGTGGAGCGATGGGTGGTTATGTTAATAGGATATACTTGAGCGGCGGGTGCAGTAAAACAAAAGGGCTGTCAGATAGGATTCGGGAAGTTACAGGACTGCCTGTTGAGACTATAAATCCATTTAAGGGAGTTGAATACGATAGAAAATCATTTGACCCAAAATATATAGAAGAAACTGCCCCGCTGTTTGCGGTTGCTGTTGGCATTGCAATGAGGATGGATGGAAATAGATGA
- a CDS encoding PilN domain-containing protein yields MIRINLLPVRAEKKKKLAKRQIHLAGLSLIFLFLLIAAVHYYKTSEIKGLKMSIENKERDLSLLKTKTGELTKVRDENKMISQRLDVVKQLESNRTGPVRLLEEISRAISEKAWINKLSDSENTLLLTGSASSDEDISEFMKNLEKMNGINRVELEVAEMSEKGGVKVKSFSIKMDKIVKALQKI; encoded by the coding sequence ATGATAAGAATCAATCTACTGCCTGTCAGGGCTGAAAAAAAGAAAAAACTTGCAAAGCGGCAAATTCATCTTGCCGGCTTATCACTTATCTTTTTATTTTTGCTCATTGCCGCTGTCCATTACTACAAGACAAGTGAGATAAAAGGATTGAAGATGAGTATAGAAAATAAGGAAAGAGATTTGTCCCTTCTTAAAACAAAGACAGGAGAACTTACAAAGGTTAGAGATGAGAACAAGATGATAAGCCAGAGATTGGATGTTGTTAAACAATTGGAAAGTAACAGGACTGGTCCTGTAAGACTCCTTGAAGAAATCAGCAGGGCAATTTCTGAAAAGGCATGGATTAACAAATTGAGTGATAGTGAAAATACATTACTGCTTACAGGTAGTGCTTCAAGTGATGAGGATATATCTGAATTTATGAAAAATCTTGAAAAGATGAACGGTATAAACAGGGTTGAACTTGAGGTTGCAGAGATGTCTGAAAAGGGCGGTGTTAAAGTTAAATCATTTTCAATAAAGATGGACAAGATTGTTAAGGCATTGCAAAAGATATAA
- a CDS encoding helix-turn-helix domain-containing protein yields MSKTKNNLKRIREDLLVSKAELSRKAGISPLTIDRIEKGYDCRMDTKRKIIQALGLKVSEKGKVFKD; encoded by the coding sequence ATGAGTAAGACAAAAAATAATCTAAAAAGGATAAGGGAAGATCTTCTTGTAAGCAAGGCTGAACTTTCAAGAAAGGCGGGCATTTCGCCGCTTACCATAGACAGGATTGAAAAGGGCTATGACTGCCGTATGGATACAAAGAGGAAAATCATACAGGCGCTGGGTTTAAAGGTGTCGGAAAAGGGTAAGGTGTTTAAGGACTAA
- the aroC gene encoding chorismate synthase: MLRYLTAGESHGKALVAVLEGMPSNLLLTDSDINRELARRQIGYGRGGRMAIEKDAVEIISGVRFGRTIGSPIAMLIENKDWENWKDVMRAEGGGRRAESEQIITRPRPGHADLAGALKYEHEDIRNILERSSARETAARVAAGAVCKRFLGEVGIKIMSWVVGIAGVRCQVSGVRKKLKPEIWNLEPIFEHAEASDVRCPDKKTSEKMRKAIDSARKNWDSVGGVFEVVVTGVPPGLGSHVQWDRKLDARLAFALMSIQAIKGVEICIGFDAAQRFGSEVHDEIYYKGQGARGKRQEGEFWPINPRFFRKTNNAGGIEGGMSNGEAIILRAVMKPIPTLYKPLKSVDIKTKKPFEASVERSDICAVPAASVIGEAVTAFEIANVFLEKFGGDSITEVMRNYKGYLEYLRTY, from the coding sequence ATGCTCAGATACCTTACAGCAGGAGAATCGCATGGCAAGGCATTGGTTGCTGTCCTTGAGGGCATGCCTTCTAATCTTCTGCTTACAGATAGTGATATAAATAGGGAATTGGCAAGGCGGCAGATTGGTTATGGACGGGGTGGGAGGATGGCAATAGAGAAAGATGCAGTTGAAATTATATCAGGTGTAAGATTTGGCAGGACGATAGGCTCTCCGATTGCTATGTTGATTGAGAATAAGGACTGGGAGAACTGGAAGGATGTGATGAGAGCGGAGGGCGGAGGGCGGAGGGCGGAGAGTGAACAGATAATAACAAGACCAAGACCTGGACATGCGGATTTGGCAGGTGCATTGAAATATGAGCATGAGGATATAAGAAATATACTTGAACGTTCCAGTGCAAGAGAGACAGCAGCAAGGGTTGCAGCGGGCGCTGTATGCAAAAGGTTTTTGGGAGAGGTTGGAATAAAGATTATGAGTTGGGTGGTCGGAATAGCAGGTGTCAGGTGTCAGGTGTCAGGTGTCAGAAAAAAACTAAAACCTGAAATCTGGAACCTAGAACCTATTTTTGAACATGCAGAGGCCTCTGATGTTCGCTGTCCTGATAAAAAGACTTCAGAGAAAATGAGAAAGGCAATAGATAGTGCCAGAAAAAACTGGGACAGTGTTGGCGGTGTATTTGAGGTTGTTGTTACTGGTGTTCCGCCTGGATTGGGGAGCCATGTCCAATGGGACAGAAAACTTGATGCAAGGCTTGCCTTTGCACTAATGAGCATTCAGGCTATTAAAGGTGTTGAGATTTGTATTGGTTTTGATGCTGCGCAAAGGTTTGGTTCAGAGGTGCATGATGAGATATACTATAAGGGGCAAGGGGCAAGGGGCAAGAGGCAAGAGGGTGAATTTTGGCCGATTAATCCGAGATTTTTTAGAAAGACCAACAATGCTGGCGGAATAGAGGGCGGAATGAGTAATGGTGAAGCCATAATCTTGCGTGCTGTAATGAAGCCTATACCTACACTTTATAAGCCGCTAAAATCAGTTGATATAAAAACAAAGAAACCATTTGAGGCAAGTGTGGAGAGGTCTGATATATGTGCTGTCCCTGCTGCGTCTGTAATCGGTGAGGCAGTTACTGCTTTTGAGATTGCAAATGTATTTTTAGAAAAATTTGGCGGAGATTCAATCACAGAGGTAATGAGAAATTATAAAGGGTATCTGGAGTATTTGAGAACCTATTAG
- a CDS encoding aminopeptidase P family protein yields MGYPSNELRLKNLRSKMPACGVDAVIITSVPNIRYLTGFTGSSSVLVITLHTAYFLTDLRYISQAHNEVKGFRIKGYKRQVDWVSSLLMRLKAKRIGFEGKEVTHDYYRKLKSLVSGKKFISLSDNISALRSKKDEGEISLIKEAVKIGTKGFDIAKMRIKDGAVEKDVAFKMEYGMRRCGAEKTSFDIIVASGHRAALPHGRASRKKIKSGEMVIVDSGAVYEGYSSDETCTFFIGKPTRRQKEIYTIVRDAHDAAIDAVKPWVKASVIDSTARRVIKGAGYGRYFGHGTGHGIGLCVHEMPSISSFDDTLLEENMVFTIEPGIYVPDFGGVRIEDMVMVTRDGCDVLTKVSKEMTVL; encoded by the coding sequence ATGGGATATCCTTCAAACGAATTAAGGCTAAAAAATCTTAGGTCAAAAATGCCAGCATGTGGGGTTGATGCAGTCATTATCACAAGCGTCCCCAATATAAGGTATCTGACTGGTTTTACAGGAAGCAGTTCTGTGCTTGTTATTACACTGCACACCGCATATTTTTTGACAGACTTAAGATATATTTCACAGGCACATAATGAGGTTAAAGGATTTCGGATTAAAGGGTATAAAAGACAGGTGGATTGGGTTTCTTCCCTTCTAATGAGGTTAAAGGCAAAAAGGATAGGTTTTGAGGGCAAAGAGGTTACGCACGATTATTATAGAAAACTTAAAAGTCTTGTTTCAGGGAAAAAATTTATTTCATTATCAGATAATATAAGTGCATTAAGGAGCAAAAAAGATGAAGGCGAAATATCGCTGATTAAAGAGGCTGTAAAGATTGGGACAAAGGGTTTTGATATAGCAAAGATGCGCATTAAAGATGGCGCTGTTGAAAAAGATGTGGCATTTAAAATGGAATACGGCATGAGGAGATGCGGTGCAGAGAAGACATCCTTTGATATAATAGTTGCATCAGGTCATAGGGCTGCGCTTCCGCACGGGAGGGCGTCACGAAAAAAAATTAAAAGCGGTGAGATGGTAATTGTTGATTCAGGTGCGGTATATGAAGGATACAGTTCTGACGAGACATGCACATTTTTTATTGGGAAACCAACAAGGCGGCAGAAAGAAATATATACTATTGTAAGAGATGCCCATGATGCAGCGATTGATGCTGTGAAACCATGGGTTAAGGCGTCGGTTATAGACAGCACTGCAAGGCGTGTTATAAAAGGTGCGGGATACGGCAGATATTTTGGGCATGGAACAGGGCACGGTATTGGACTTTGTGTCCACGAGATGCCTTCCATATCTTCTTTTGATGATACCCTGCTTGAAGAAAATATGGTGTTTACAATAGAGCCGGGGATATATGTGCCTGATTTTGGCGGTGTAAGGATAGAAGATATGGTTATGGTTACAAGAGATGGTTGTGATGTCTTGACAAAGGTCTCAAAGGAGATGACGGTGTTATAG
- a CDS encoding pilus assembly protein PilP, protein MKQITETKSIIIISVVFMFIVVACKEKASIPPQKPVSAVAYRIAVPPAVDISNTNKTEEKGIDKTEEKAVEIIEKEMPIRNPFKPIVLQKVLSKVQAKTQIAESSKKVIKPEQPIEPKTPLQKYETGQLKLAAIIWGAEDSAAMVEAPDGKGYTIRVGDLIGNRGGQVSKILGNKVVIEERHKDDSGAVRKKELSLTMPAGEGEGLR, encoded by the coding sequence GTGAAACAGATAACAGAAACCAAGTCTATTATTATAATATCTGTAGTTTTTATGTTTATTGTTGTTGCCTGTAAAGAAAAGGCATCTATACCTCCGCAGAAACCTGTCAGTGCAGTGGCATATAGAATTGCTGTGCCTCCTGCCGTTGATATTTCAAATACTAATAAAACAGAGGAGAAGGGCATAGATAAAACAGAGGAGAAGGCTGTAGAGATAATTGAAAAGGAGATGCCCATCCGTAACCCTTTTAAACCGATTGTGTTACAGAAAGTTTTATCCAAAGTACAGGCAAAGACACAGATAGCGGAATCATCTAAAAAGGTGATAAAACCTGAACAACCCATTGAACCAAAGACCCCTCTTCAGAAATATGAGACAGGGCAGTTAAAACTTGCTGCAATAATATGGGGGGCAGAGGATTCTGCTGCTATGGTGGAGGCGCCGGATGGTAAAGGATATACAATCAGGGTTGGCGACCTTATTGGAAACAGGGGAGGGCAGGTATCAAAGATTTTGGGTAATAAGGTTGTAATTGAAGAAAGACACAAAGATGACAGCGGCGCAGTTCGTAAAAAAGAATTATCTTTGACAATGCCTGCTGGGGAAGGCGAGGGTTTAAGATGA
- a CDS encoding 3-dehydroquinate synthase, which produces MNPITVNLGDRSYPIYFSIGGRDNIGTFMHKAGLMDKVSIITNPVVNKLYGKNVVLNLKKTGFISSVIEIPDGEEHKNLKTVSFIYDNLISHKMERTSPIIALGGGVIGDIAGFVSATYLRGVPFVQAPTTLLAQVDSSIGGKTGVNHSMGKNLIGAFYQPKLVLIDSDVLKTLPQREIQAGLAEVIKYGVIRDKKLFAFLEKNSADILKLGKGIDYAIRRTCEIKADIVEKDETEKGLRAILNYGHTFGHAIESLTHYKEFRHGEAVAIGMVMAAGLSYKMGVCKYDVYKRIRAVIEAFGLPALSPPEIDIDKFIKAMEMDKKVIEEKLRFVLVRDIGDVIIHETAKKDFSKDLWDILQTN; this is translated from the coding sequence ATGAACCCAATAACCGTAAATCTTGGCGACAGGAGTTATCCGATATATTTTTCCATAGGGGGACGGGATAATATTGGAACCTTCATGCACAAGGCAGGGCTAATGGACAAGGTCAGTATTATAACTAATCCTGTTGTAAACAAATTGTATGGTAAAAATGTTGTATTGAATTTAAAGAAGACAGGTTTTATTTCAAGTGTTATTGAGATCCCTGATGGTGAGGAGCATAAAAATCTGAAGACCGTTTCATTTATTTATGATAATCTTATTTCTCATAAGATGGAACGAACCTCTCCTATAATTGCATTGGGCGGCGGGGTTATTGGCGATATTGCGGGCTTTGTTTCCGCAACATATTTAAGGGGTGTCCCTTTTGTGCAGGCTCCAACAACCCTTCTTGCACAGGTGGATAGTTCTATTGGCGGCAAGACAGGTGTAAATCACTCAATGGGCAAAAATCTTATCGGCGCATTTTATCAGCCAAAACTTGTCCTGATTGACAGTGATGTTTTAAAGACACTGCCGCAGCGAGAAATCCAAGCAGGTTTGGCAGAGGTTATAAAATATGGAGTAATAAGGGATAAAAAACTGTTTGCATTTTTAGAGAAAAATTCTGCAGATATTTTAAAACTTGGTAAAGGTATAGATTATGCAATCAGAAGGACATGTGAAATAAAGGCAGATATAGTTGAAAAGGATGAGACAGAAAAAGGGCTGCGGGCAATACTGAACTACGGACACACATTTGGACATGCAATAGAGTCTCTTACACATTATAAGGAGTTCAGACATGGTGAGGCAGTTGCAATAGGTATGGTTATGGCAGCAGGGCTTTCATACAAGATGGGTGTCTGCAAATATGATGTCTATAAACGGATAAGGGCGGTTATAGAGGCATTTGGACTGCCTGCATTATCGCCGCCTGAAATAGATATAGATAAATTTATCAAGGCAATGGAAATGGACAAAAAGGTGATTGAAGAGAAGTTGCGGTTTGTTCTGGTGAGGGACATAGGTGATGTTATAATCCATGAGACTGCGAAAAAAGATTTTTCAAAGGATTTATGGGATATCCTTCAAACGAATTAA
- a CDS encoding nucleotidyltransferase domain-containing protein, translated as MIDIQKEIKELTFQIIEKYKPEKIILFGSAARGEFTPDSDLDFLIVKKDTPYYGIDRMREIDNLITTKVAADFLVYRPDEIENRIKMGDPFIKVIFKEGKVLYG; from the coding sequence ATGATTGATATACAAAAAGAGATAAAAGAATTAACTTTTCAGATAATTGAAAAATATAAGCCTGAAAAGATTATACTGTTTGGTAGTGCGGCAAGGGGAGAATTTACCCCTGACAGCGATTTGGATTTTTTAATTGTAAAAAAGGATACCCCTTATTATGGCATTGACAGGATGAGAGAGATTGATAATCTGATTACAACAAAGGTTGCTGCAGATTTTCTTGTCTATAGACCTGATGAAATAGAAAACCGCATCAAGATGGGTGACCCTTTTATAAAGGTTATTTTCAAGGAAGGTAAGGTCTTGTATGGTTAA
- the pilO gene encoding type 4a pilus biogenesis protein PilO, with translation MVLNVTPDTILKLPLSQKLIILGAVHLLIAMAYGYLIFYPKMIETRNLRSKITELQRQIDNETITVSQLPKIKQEREEFAKRLQDAVAQMPNEKEIAGLLSSLSSLGRESGLEILLFKPGAEIIKGFYADIPVDMKVQGGYENILSFFKKAAGLQRIVNISKLNIGEIKDSGDNTVLISSFTATTFRFLTEDDIKKAALKDKKEKGKGK, from the coding sequence ATGGTTCTTAATGTAACCCCTGATACTATATTAAAATTACCATTATCACAGAAACTAATAATACTGGGCGCTGTGCACCTTTTGATAGCGATGGCTTATGGGTATCTGATTTTTTATCCTAAAATGATTGAGACAAGAAATCTCCGCTCAAAGATTACAGAATTACAAAGACAGATTGATAATGAAACAATAACTGTAAGTCAACTTCCAAAGATTAAACAGGAAAGAGAGGAATTTGCAAAGAGATTACAAGATGCTGTTGCACAAATGCCGAATGAGAAGGAAATCGCAGGACTGTTAAGCAGTTTATCCTCACTTGGCAGGGAATCAGGTCTGGAGATATTGTTGTTTAAGCCTGGTGCAGAGATTATAAAGGGATTTTATGCTGATATTCCTGTAGATATGAAGGTTCAGGGCGGATATGAAAATATCCTTTCATTTTTTAAAAAGGCTGCAGGACTTCAAAGGATAGTTAATATCAGCAAATTGAATATAGGTGAGATTAAAGATAGCGGTGATAATACAGTGCTTATATCAAGTTTTACAGCCACAACATTCAGGTTTTTGACAGAGGATGATATTAAAAAGGCGGCTCTGAAAGATAAGAAAGAGAAAGGGAAGGGGAAGTGA
- a CDS encoding HEPN domain-containing protein, translating to MVNPVIIRELIDKADEDFKFAEVNLKERGNFLAPICFHFHQAAEKYLKTFIVAFELEFKKIHNLFHLFEICRDREPSLENIREDCKLLNRFYIDTRYPVHWPTHYTMDEGEKAYNAASQIRNFVKMLLVDFLK from the coding sequence ATGGTTAACCCAGTCATCATCCGTGAGTTGATTGATAAGGCTGATGAAGATTTTAAATTTGCAGAGGTGAACCTTAAAGAAAGAGGAAATTTTCTTGCTCCTATATGTTTTCATTTCCATCAGGCAGCAGAAAAGTATCTTAAGACGTTTATTGTTGCCTTTGAATTAGAATTTAAAAAGATACATAATCTTTTCCATCTTTTTGAAATTTGTAGAGATAGAGAGCCGTCACTTGAAAATATAAGAGAAGATTGCAAATTGTTGAACAGGTTTTATATAGATACCAGATATCCGGTTCATTGGCCTACCCATTATACAATGGATGAAGGGGAAAAGGCGTATAATGCTGCATCACAGATAAGGAATTTTGTTAAGATGTTGCTTGTGGACTTTCTTAAATAA
- the pilQ gene encoding type IV pilus secretin PilQ: protein MKVRHLYFKYICIIFYVSILFIGGCISKDIAGVKPDDLSKKDAVQQSQQLQGISITGITFEKLDNTSRVLVETAGGSITYTAFKLSDSSSLVIDIPDAVLDKVKEPISIENEFVSQISASQYGKDGASKIGRIMIGLKDGIDHKIDLLEGKLVVSLMRGDEKIEGKPAKEVKDTSTEKRQAADDNRVTAIDVKPSLAGTKVSITTSKKADYKVLESIDSKSIVIDLKGAVMPDEFKRVMDMSLLDVPITSVTSYELQDNKLARVMVKLKDKISYNVVQEGNNIYLNFPQAGIKPKVSAETKKVIKPLVLTEHPITDAAKHKQETKKVSQSDEPKPPASVDFKEGQKKEADAVLNDNKAEKGVEPKADASLLPKTAQTGQSQWTGKRISLDFKDADIGNVIRLIADVSQLNIILSDEVTGKVTLRLKDVPWDQAFDIILKSKGLGKIQEGNVIRVASLSKIKEEEKLEDLISDKVAVNYAVAKDMEEKVKSVLSGREGASVISDERTNTIIIRDIPVNVKKAVELLKGIDTQTPQVIIEARIVEASSSFAKELGVQWGMDVSYTGSGPRYAVGGATGTGGLAALGGTSGQSAQATSGIATNTGVRNVAVNLPIASPTGAIGFTFGKLGGTPFTLDLKLMAAESAGISKTISRPKIATINNKEATISQGKKIPYQTTSSSGTETKFIDATLKLKVVPHIIADGTILMKVDVTKNSKGEDTSAGPVILEKAAATEILLRDMETAVIGGIIETVESDSTSGVPWLKDLPVIGGLFKSKSKSDSQTELLIFITPAIQKEKL, encoded by the coding sequence ATGAAGGTAAGGCATCTTTACTTTAAATATATTTGCATTATCTTTTATGTCTCTATTCTTTTTATTGGAGGCTGTATTTCAAAGGATATTGCAGGTGTTAAACCTGATGATTTGAGCAAGAAAGATGCAGTTCAGCAGAGTCAACAACTGCAAGGTATTTCCATAACCGGTATAACATTTGAGAAACTTGATAATACTTCAAGGGTATTGGTTGAAACAGCGGGCGGCAGTATAACATATACTGCCTTTAAACTTTCCGACTCATCCAGTCTGGTTATAGATATTCCTGATGCAGTTCTAGACAAGGTAAAAGAGCCCATTTCTATTGAAAATGAATTTGTAAGTCAGATTTCTGCTTCTCAATATGGAAAGGATGGGGCTTCAAAGATAGGCAGGATAATGATTGGGCTGAAGGACGGCATTGACCACAAGATTGATTTACTGGAAGGAAAGTTAGTGGTGAGTTTGATGCGTGGAGATGAGAAGATAGAGGGTAAACCTGCGAAAGAGGTAAAGGACACTTCAACTGAGAAGAGACAAGCGGCTGATGACAATAGGGTTACTGCTATTGATGTTAAACCGTCTTTAGCAGGGACAAAAGTGTCAATAACAACTTCAAAAAAGGCTGATTATAAGGTTTTGGAATCTATTGACAGCAAGAGCATTGTTATTGATTTAAAGGGTGCTGTCATGCCTGATGAATTTAAAAGGGTGATGGACATGAGCCTTCTTGATGTGCCTATTACATCTGTAACTTCCTATGAACTTCAGGATAATAAACTTGCAAGGGTGATGGTTAAACTAAAGGACAAAATATCTTACAATGTGGTTCAGGAAGGAAATAATATATATCTGAATTTTCCACAGGCAGGTATAAAACCCAAGGTATCAGCCGAAACTAAAAAGGTGATTAAACCACTTGTTTTAACAGAACATCCTATAACAGATGCTGCTAAACATAAGCAGGAGACTAAAAAGGTTTCCCAATCAGATGAGCCAAAACCACCTGCAAGTGTTGATTTTAAGGAGGGTCAGAAAAAAGAGGCGGATGCTGTATTAAATGATAATAAGGCAGAAAAGGGTGTTGAACCAAAAGCAGATGCATCGTTACTACCCAAGACTGCTCAAACAGGTCAAAGTCAATGGACAGGCAAAAGGATTTCTCTGGATTTTAAGGATGCTGATATTGGAAATGTTATAAGACTGATAGCAGATGTGAGCCAACTTAATATTATTCTGTCAGATGAGGTTACAGGAAAGGTAACACTCAGGCTTAAAGATGTCCCATGGGACCAGGCATTTGATATAATACTTAAATCAAAGGGATTGGGTAAGATACAGGAAGGCAATGTGATAAGGGTAGCATCCCTGTCTAAAATTAAAGAGGAAGAAAAACTTGAGGATTTAATATCAGATAAGGTCGCTGTTAATTATGCAGTAGCAAAGGATATGGAGGAGAAGGTTAAAAGTGTTTTAAGCGGCAGAGAAGGCGCTTCAGTAATATCAGATGAGAGGACAAACACAATTATAATAAGAGATATACCTGTAAATGTAAAAAAGGCTGTTGAATTGCTTAAGGGCATTGACACACAAACACCTCAGGTAATAATAGAGGCAAGGATTGTAGAGGCATCAAGCAGTTTTGCAAAGGAGTTAGGTGTCCAGTGGGGAATGGATGTAAGTTATACAGGAAGCGGACCAAGATATGCTGTAGGCGGCGCTACAGGGACAGGCGGATTAGCAGCATTGGGCGGAACATCAGGACAATCCGCTCAGGCAACAAGCGGTATTGCTACTAACACAGGTGTAAGAAATGTTGCTGTAAATCTGCCAATTGCCTCGCCAACAGGCGCCATTGGATTTACATTTGGCAAATTGGGAGGCACCCCGTTTACCCTTGATTTAAAACTTATGGCTGCAGAAAGCGCTGGGATATCAAAGACTATATCCCGACCAAAGATTGCAACCATAAATAACAAAGAGGCTACTATATCACAGGGTAAGAAGATACCTTATCAAACTACATCCAGTTCCGGAACAGAGACTAAATTTATTGATGCTACCCTGAAACTGAAGGTTGTGCCTCATATCATAGCCGACGGCACAATCTTAATGAAGGTTGATGTTACCAAAAACTCAAAGGGAGAGGATACCTCTGCCGGTCCTGTGATATTGGAAAAGGCGGCAGCTACAGAGATATTGTTAAGAGACATGGAAACTGCTGTAATAGGTGGTATAATAGAAACTGTAGAATCTGATTCTACATCAGGCGTGCCATGGCTGAAGGATTTACCAGTAATCGGGGGGCTGTTTAAAAGTAAATCTAAATCTGATAGTCAGACAGAACTTTTGATATTTATCACTCCGGCGATTCAAAAGGAAAAGTTATGA
- a CDS encoding shikimate kinase, which translates to MKNIILTGFMGTGKSSVGRHLANELNYRFVDTDDLIEKETGLSISEIFKRLGEAYFRSVEKKVIKDVLQKENQVIATGGGAIVDEENLSVMKTSGFVVCLNASIDTIMSRVDRNNDRPLLNLPDRQKAAVELLEYRKPFYAKADMCIDTTNKTVKEIVEEIKRKIGIR; encoded by the coding sequence ATGAAAAATATTATCCTTACTGGTTTTATGGGGACTGGCAAGTCATCTGTAGGAAGACATCTTGCAAATGAATTAAACTATAGATTTGTTGATACTGACGATTTAATAGAAAAGGAAACAGGCTTAAGCATTTCCGAAATCTTTAAAAGATTAGGAGAGGCATATTTCAGGTCTGTTGAAAAAAAGGTTATTAAGGATGTGCTTCAAAAGGAAAATCAGGTAATCGCCACAGGCGGAGGGGCAATTGTGGATGAGGAAAATTTGAGCGTTATGAAGACATCTGGTTTTGTTGTGTGTCTAAATGCGTCTATAGATACAATCATGTCAAGGGTTGACAGAAATAATGACAGACCACTACTAAACTTGCCTGACAGACAAAAGGCTGCTGTGGAACTGCTTGAATACAGAAAACCTTTTTATGCAAAGGCAGATATGTGCATAGATACAACTAACAAAACAGTAAAAGAGATTGTGGAAGAGATAAAAAGAAAGATAGGTATCAGGTAG